A part of Rhizobium binae genomic DNA contains:
- a CDS encoding ABC transporter substrate-binding protein translates to MTILAKFKIAALAAGLAFTVALPMAHADEQYFPLQSYRVGPYAAGGTGFFGGFIDYLNLINTRDGGVGGVKLTWSEAETQYEVERGVEAYERLKSNPNVAAWNPLSVGIAYAMIDRITADKVPLITINHGRTDSTDGRVFPYVFPLLLNPYSETSGIVNYIAGKEGGIENLKGKKIVVLYHGSPYGKETIPIYELLAQKYGFELQQIEVPHPGNEQQSQWLTIRRAKPDFVVLRGWGVMNPVALKTAAKVGFPADHIIGNVWSNSEEDVIPAGDAAKGYTAITTQASGTKYPVVQEIVKTLYDSGKGNLEDKKRIGSVYHNLGIVNGILNVEAIRIAQEKFGKRTLTGDEVRWGFEHLQLNPARVEALGAKSLFHSINVTWDNHEGNGYVTFQQWDGKKWNVVSDWIAPDWALLRPIIEKSSEAYATEKGIKLRTAADAETATN, encoded by the coding sequence ATGACGATCCTTGCCAAATTCAAGATTGCGGCTCTTGCCGCCGGCCTCGCCTTCACGGTGGCCCTGCCGATGGCCCATGCGGACGAACAATATTTCCCGCTCCAGAGCTATCGCGTCGGCCCCTATGCTGCCGGCGGCACCGGCTTCTTCGGTGGTTTCATCGATTATCTGAACCTGATCAACACGCGCGACGGCGGCGTGGGTGGCGTCAAGCTGACATGGTCGGAAGCTGAAACGCAGTACGAGGTCGAGCGTGGCGTCGAAGCCTACGAGCGCCTGAAGTCCAACCCGAACGTCGCCGCCTGGAACCCGCTTTCCGTCGGCATTGCCTATGCGATGATCGATCGCATCACCGCCGATAAGGTGCCGTTGATTACTATCAATCATGGCCGCACGGATTCGACCGATGGCCGCGTTTTCCCTTATGTTTTCCCGCTGCTGCTCAATCCATACAGTGAGACCTCAGGCATCGTGAACTACATCGCCGGCAAGGAAGGCGGTATCGAAAATCTCAAGGGAAAGAAGATCGTCGTTCTCTATCACGGCTCGCCCTATGGCAAGGAAACGATCCCGATTTACGAACTGCTGGCGCAAAAATATGGTTTCGAACTTCAGCAGATCGAGGTGCCGCATCCTGGCAACGAACAGCAGTCGCAATGGCTCACGATCCGCCGCGCCAAGCCAGACTTCGTCGTCCTACGCGGTTGGGGCGTGATGAACCCGGTCGCGCTGAAAACCGCAGCCAAGGTTGGCTTCCCGGCAGATCATATTATCGGAAACGTCTGGTCCAATTCAGAAGAAGACGTCATCCCCGCTGGTGATGCCGCCAAGGGCTATACGGCGATCACTACGCAGGCATCTGGCACAAAATACCCGGTCGTTCAGGAGATCGTCAAAACGCTCTACGACTCCGGCAAGGGCAACCTCGAAGACAAGAAGCGTATCGGGTCAGTTTATCATAACCTCGGTATCGTCAACGGCATCCTCAATGTCGAGGCAATCCGTATCGCGCAGGAGAAGTTCGGCAAGCGGACGCTCACGGGCGACGAGGTCCGCTGGGGTTTTGAACACCTACAACTCAACCCGGCGCGTGTCGAGGCGCTCGGCGCCAAGAGCCTGTTCCACTCGATCAACGTTACCTGGGATAATCATGAGGGCAACGGCTACGTGACTTTCCAACAGTGGGACGGGAAGAAGTGGAACGTTGTCTCTGACTGGATTGCACCGGACTGGGCACTGTTGCGGCCGATCATCGAGAAGTCCTCGGAAGCCTACGCGACCGAGAAGGGCATCAAGCTTCGTACCGCGGCAGACGCCGAAACGGCGACCAACTAA
- a CDS encoding SfnB family sulfur acquisition oxidoreductase encodes MTHPTINTENAAKAVPPVPRPSQPAHIIKTDAEAIAIAKALAAEFVKGSAARDRDRIWPVKELDAFSQSGLWSINVPKAFGGPEVSYATLAKVIEIISAADSSIGQIAQNHLGVVAAIRTVSDEDQQKLLFAEVLKGTRFGNAFSEFGSKRAVDFETKFVDAGDHVVVNGQKFYSSGALLAHLVPIVALDDEGRAWYAIAERGAPGLTVIDDWSSFGQRTTLSGTVLLNNVKVSKTHLVPGYKGYEVPTADGAIFQIIQVAVDTGIAQAAIDETVSFVRTKSRAWVDSGVDNAWDDPYTIQAIGDLTLRLHAAQALLEKAGYAIDRAILDPNAGTVAEAQIVTAEAKILSTEIAIAAANKLFELAGTRSTLAEHGLDRHWRNARTHTLHDPVRWKYAILGKYFLNGEKPPLHAWS; translated from the coding sequence GTGACCCATCCTACCATAAATACCGAAAATGCCGCAAAGGCCGTGCCACCTGTTCCACGCCCGTCGCAGCCCGCCCACATTATCAAGACTGACGCCGAAGCGATTGCCATCGCCAAGGCACTCGCGGCAGAGTTCGTCAAGGGATCGGCAGCACGCGATCGCGACCGCATCTGGCCGGTCAAGGAACTGGACGCGTTTTCGCAAAGCGGGCTTTGGTCTATCAACGTGCCGAAGGCCTTCGGCGGTCCCGAGGTCTCTTATGCGACGCTTGCGAAGGTCATCGAGATCATCTCGGCGGCCGATTCATCCATCGGACAAATCGCGCAAAACCACCTGGGTGTGGTCGCCGCCATCCGCACGGTGTCAGACGAAGACCAACAGAAGCTGCTCTTCGCGGAAGTGTTGAAAGGAACGCGCTTCGGCAATGCCTTCTCCGAATTTGGATCCAAGCGTGCGGTCGACTTCGAAACAAAATTCGTTGATGCCGGAGATCATGTCGTGGTCAACGGCCAGAAATTCTACTCGTCAGGAGCGCTGCTCGCGCATCTGGTGCCAATCGTGGCACTGGATGACGAGGGCAGGGCCTGGTACGCAATTGCCGAGCGCGGTGCCCCGGGTCTGACTGTCATCGACGACTGGTCCTCCTTTGGCCAGCGTACCACGCTGTCGGGCACGGTACTGCTTAACAACGTCAAAGTGTCGAAGACGCATCTCGTGCCTGGCTACAAAGGGTATGAAGTGCCGACTGCGGACGGAGCGATCTTCCAGATTATCCAAGTGGCTGTCGATACCGGCATCGCGCAGGCCGCGATTGACGAGACCGTCAGTTTTGTGCGCACCAAGAGCCGCGCCTGGGTGGATTCCGGCGTCGACAACGCTTGGGACGATCCGTACACAATCCAGGCGATCGGGGACTTGACGCTAAGGCTTCATGCGGCGCAGGCGCTGCTTGAAAAGGCAGGTTATGCCATTGACCGAGCGATCCTCGACCCGAACGCGGGAACCGTTGCGGAAGCCCAGATCGTTACCGCCGAAGCCAAGATCCTCTCCACTGAGATCGCGATCGCGGCCGCCAACAAGTTGTTCGAACTGGCAGGAACGCGCTCGACCCTTGCAGAGCACGGGCTTGATCGCCACTGGCGCAACGCCCGCACCCATACTCTGCACGACCCCGTCCGCTGGAAGTATGCCATTTTGGGTAAGTATTTCCTGAACGGCGAGAAGCCACCGCTCCACGCCTGGAGCTGA
- a CDS encoding calcium-binding protein — MMIKGTDNSPFINGSDDNDTIYARELNDWIKAGGGDDWVWAQAGHDVIFAGDGHDIVYAGDGSDTIHAGDGDDLLYSDGSFKAFNPFEVRRVIPHSGESDDRLDAGKGRDTLVAGDGADVLTGGEDGDAFVFRFHDPMVGTTHWYTTVTDFDPKQDRFVMDAGDFGKGDLFGANFINHSKGFPGEFVDTFYNGEAAKAHGQHVVVITDRGFTSGSAAATAIHDEVPGDIIVYHDEKTLGQDGKTHGATLAYVDSANHAHAFAHVDNLHDMSDLTSLTAENFGFI, encoded by the coding sequence ATGATGATCAAAGGCACTGATAACAGCCCCTTTATTAACGGATCCGATGACAACGACACAATCTATGCACGCGAGCTCAATGACTGGATCAAAGCCGGCGGCGGCGATGATTGGGTTTGGGCTCAAGCCGGCCACGACGTGATCTTTGCCGGTGACGGCCATGACATTGTCTATGCGGGGGATGGCTCAGACACAATCCATGCTGGTGATGGTGACGACCTCCTGTATAGTGACGGCTCATTCAAAGCCTTCAACCCCTTCGAAGTGCGCCGCGTAATACCACATAGCGGCGAGAGCGACGACAGGCTCGACGCCGGTAAGGGAAGGGATACCCTGGTGGCCGGCGACGGCGCAGATGTTCTGACTGGCGGCGAAGACGGCGACGCCTTCGTGTTTCGGTTCCACGATCCTATGGTTGGAACAACGCACTGGTATACGACTGTGACGGATTTCGACCCGAAGCAAGACCGTTTTGTCATGGACGCCGGTGACTTCGGCAAAGGGGATCTGTTTGGCGCAAATTTCATCAACCACTCGAAGGGTTTCCCAGGCGAATTTGTGGACACTTTCTACAATGGCGAGGCCGCGAAAGCGCACGGTCAGCACGTCGTGGTAATCACGGATCGAGGGTTCACGTCTGGCTCTGCCGCCGCGACCGCTATTCACGACGAAGTCCCCGGTGACATCATTGTCTACCATGACGAAAAAACTCTCGGTCAAGATGGCAAAACTCACGGTGCGACACTAGCCTATGTCGATTCTGCGAACCACGCGCATGCCTTCGCTCATGTCGACAATCTGCACGACATGTCGGATCTTACCTCGCTTACGGCGGAAAATTTCGGCTTCATTTAA
- a CDS encoding ABC transporter ATP-binding protein gives MALETTLLAVDDLKATYNHAITALDGVGFHLARGEILALLGANGAGKTTTLKALSNLLPAERGQVVSGSIRFDGLDVLRTSPAALVRAGLVQVLEGRHCFRSLTVEENLVSGGLGRSGTRAEIAEDIEKIYAHFPRLKEKRRALSGLTSGGEQQMTAIGRALMSRPRLLVLDEPSMGLAPLIVQDIFRKLRHLNREEGLSILVAEQNSAVALKYADRAIILENGATVLTGDAQDLRGRDDIKSFYLGQRAVAPSIPAVVG, from the coding sequence ATGGCTCTGGAAACCACTCTGCTTGCGGTCGATGATCTGAAGGCAACGTACAATCACGCCATCACCGCACTCGACGGCGTCGGTTTCCATCTGGCGCGTGGTGAAATTCTGGCGCTCCTTGGCGCCAACGGCGCGGGAAAGACGACGACGCTCAAGGCGTTGTCCAATCTGCTTCCAGCCGAACGTGGGCAAGTCGTTTCCGGCAGCATCCGCTTCGACGGGCTCGATGTCCTGCGCACAAGCCCTGCTGCACTGGTGCGTGCCGGTCTCGTGCAGGTGCTTGAGGGCCGCCATTGCTTCCGCAGCCTGACGGTCGAGGAAAACCTCGTCTCCGGCGGGCTTGGCCGCAGCGGCACGCGCGCTGAGATCGCCGAGGATATCGAGAAGATCTACGCGCATTTCCCCAGGTTGAAGGAAAAGCGTCGTGCACTTTCCGGCCTGACCTCGGGTGGCGAGCAGCAGATGACGGCGATCGGCCGGGCGCTCATGTCGCGGCCGCGCCTCCTGGTTCTCGACGAACCATCCATGGGACTGGCGCCGCTCATCGTCCAGGACATTTTCCGGAAGCTCCGCCACCTCAATCGCGAAGAAGGTCTTTCTATCCTTGTGGCGGAGCAGAATTCCGCCGTCGCTCTGAAATATGCGGATCGCGCCATCATTCTCGAAAACGGCGCCACGGTGCTGACCGGTGACGCACAGGATCTGCGCGGGCGCGACGACATCAAGTCTTTCTACCTCGGCCAGAGAGCCGTGGCTCCCTCCATCCCCGCCGTTGTCGGCTAA